Proteins from a single region of Hordeum vulgare subsp. vulgare chromosome 6H, MorexV3_pseudomolecules_assembly, whole genome shotgun sequence:
- the LOC123403706 gene encoding E3 ubiquitin-protein ligase ATL6-like, with the protein MNPTRGRRNGRSSFLLLIALVTAAADIAAAQPAGQGGPSYFNPKFNPSMTVIIVVLVTAFFFLGFFSIYIRRCAGGPLGGPGEDLGAPGARMGSIAFLTSGAARSRRMRGLDPAALEALPTMAYADVKAHKVGKGELECAVCLSEFDDDDTLRLLPKCSHAFHADCIDAWLASHVTCPVCRANLVPGAEALAASAAAATSATPERDVVAATSAPQPAQETVTAPPEQVTVVIADAADETEEERIRREEAAELVRIGSVKRALRSKSARSPAAQFPRSHTTGHSLAAALADSADRYTLRLPEHVLREVLASGKLQRTKSLQAFREGRAGGSTRHGSRSVRLGQSGRWPNMSFFLGLSFSAWGSLRRGEADAPGKGGAKVAGDGTPAAEQGCDGGACPLPLGGRRV; encoded by the coding sequence ATGAACCCGACGCGCGGCCGCCGCAATGGCCGCAGCTCCTTTCTCCTCCTCATTGCACTCGTCACTGCGGCCGCCGACATCGCGGCCGCGCAGCCGGCGGGCCAGGGGGGCCCCAGCTACTTCAACCCCAAGTTCAACCCGTCCATGACGGTCATAATCGTCGTGCTCGTcaccgccttcttcttcctcgggttcttCTCCATCTACATCCGGCGCTGCGCGGGTGGGCCGCTCGGCGGGCCTGGCGAGGACCTCGGCGCGCCCGGCGCCCGGATGGGCAGCATCGCTTTCCTTACCTCGGGCGCCGCGCGGTCCAGGAGGATGAGAGGGCTGGACCCGGCCGCGCTCGAGGCACTCCCCACCATGGCCTACGCCGACGTCAAGGCGCACAAGGTCGGCAAGGGCGAGTTGGAGTGCGCCGTGTGCCTCAGCGagttcgacgacgacgacacgcTCCGCCTCCTGCCTAAGTGCTCGCACGCGTTCCACGCGGACTGCATCGACGCCTGGCTCGCGTCGCACGTCACCTGCCCGGTCTGCCGCGCGAACCTCGTCCCCGGAGCCGAAGCTCTGGCGGCatccgctgctgctgctacgtcGGCGACGCCGGAGCGGGACGTCGTAGCTGCTACGTCGGCGCCGCAGCCAGCGCAGGAAACTGTCACGGCGCCGCCTGAGCAAGTGACGGTGGTGATCGCCGATGCTGCGgatgagacggaggaggagaggatCAGGAGGGAGGAGGCGGCCGAGCTGGTGCGAATCGGCAGCGTGAAGCGCGCGCTTCGCAGCAAGTCCGCCCGGAGCCCCGCCGCGCAGTTCCCGCGCTCGCACACCACGGGGCACTCGCTCGCCGCGGCGCTCGCCGACAGCGCGGATCGGTACACGCTGAGGCTGCCGGAGCACGTCCTCCGGGAGGTCCTCGCCTCCGGCAAGCTGCAGCGCACGAAGAGCCTCCAAGCGTTTCGGGAGGGCCGCGCCGGCGGTAGCACGCGCCACGGCAGCAGGAGCGTCCGGCTTGGGCAGTCCGGCCGGTGGCCCAACATGTCGTTCTTCTTGGGACTCTCGTTCTCGGCGTGGGGGTCGTTGCGGCGCGGCGAAGCCGACGCGCCCGGCAAGGGTGGCGCGAAGGTCGCCGGCGACGGCACACCGGCCGCGGAACAGGGGTGCGACGGTGGGGCGTGCCCGCTTCCACTTGGCGGCCGCCGTGTTTGA